A DNA window from Zingiber officinale cultivar Zhangliang chromosome 3A, Zo_v1.1, whole genome shotgun sequence contains the following coding sequences:
- the LOC122050666 gene encoding pentatricopeptide repeat-containing protein At1g66345, mitochondrial-like, with product MVNEAFDACRYLGDHGLDANLISFNTMLHVSQSSDQNNLAWKIFEYMFVRRIYPNQTTTEVMIDVMLKEGVLPKLVSVLDRIHGSRCAPGIIVNTTLAFRIIEEDRAEETITLLKRMLQRNMMFDDIAYSLIVTSYCKLCKLDSTLQSKDEMINRGCSLNSYVYTCLIGFYSQEERIEEGVQMMEEMSSIGLKPYDETYNHLIIGPTLTSLLNMGLVPDQEIYLILIDGYGTTGDYQKIITLYYEMVHMGLEPNVRFYKSLVQNLCKCGQMSEAEKFIGILGRKGLTPTNCMYNSLIIAYCNRGSIQRALIFYEMIQMELVPCSDAFMLLAKKNARS from the exons ATGGTCAATGAAGCGTTTGATGCTTGCAGATACTTGGGAGATCATGGGCTAGATGCTAATTTAATTAGCTTTAACACAATGCTTCATGTTTCACAGAGTTCTGATCAGAATAATTTGGCTTGGAAGATATTTGAATATATGTTTGTAAGAAGAATATACCCAAACCAAACAACGACTGAAGTTATGATTGATGTGATGCTCAAGGAAGGGGTTTTGCCAAAGTTAGTGAGTGTTTTGGATAGAATTCATGGGAGTAGATGTGCCCCTGGCATTATTGTGAACACTACACTGGCGTTTAGGATCATTGAGGAGGATAGGGCTGAAGAAACAATCACTCTTTTGAAGAGAATGCTGCAAAGAAACATGATGTTTGATGATATTGCATACTCTTTGATTGTAACTAGCTATTGCAAGTTGTGCAAACTAGACTCGACACTTCAATCCAAGGACGAAATGATCAACAGGGGATGCAGCttgaattcatatgtttacaCTTGTCTAATAGGATTTTATTCTCAGGAAGAAAGAATCGAAGAGGGTGTTCAAATGATGGAAGAGATGAGCTCAATAGGACTGAAACCATATGATGAGACATATAATCATCTGATAATTGGTCC AACTCTGACATCTTTGTTGAACATGGGGCTTGTCCCTGATCAagaaatatacttgattctaatTGATGGCTATGGAACAACTGGAGATTATCAGAAAATCATCACACTTTACTATGAGATGGTGCATATGGGTCTTGAGCCCAATGTAAGGTTCTATAAGTCCTTGGTTCAAAACCTCTGCAAATGTGGACAAATGAGTGAAGCTGAGAAATTTATTGGCATTTTGGGGCGGAAAGGTTTGACCCCTACTAATTGTATGTATAATTCATTGATCATAGCATATTGTAACAGAGGCAGTATACAGAGAGCACTTATTTTCTATGAGATGATTCAAATGGAGTTGGTGCCATGTTCAGATGCTTTCATGCTTCTAGCAAAAAAAAATGCTAGAAGTTGA